In Scatophagus argus isolate fScaArg1 chromosome 3, fScaArg1.pri, whole genome shotgun sequence, the genomic stretch GTAGAAAACCTAAATGTAACCACCCATGATGCAGACATATCTTTGAGAATGACACTACCCAAGTTCCCGGGGTGTTTAAACCTTGAGCTGAAGAAATTTCACTGGGGTGTGATGATATTATTACAGCTTACTGAAACTTTGTTGAGCTCTTGTCAAATTGGTGTACAAGAAATAGTTTGCTTTGGCAGACAACTAAAgcaaaatcaaatataaaacataGGCCTGATTGAATTGTGATCACTGTGTCAGGACACAGTAGTGGTTCAGACCTCAGTGCGGTGcctatatacagtatgtttgcaGCACTTCCACAGCAGCTCTATCATTTAGAGGAGACATTTAACCCTCTTTGTCAAATTCCAGTAGACAATAATTGTACCTCCTACAGCGATCTCACGAGCCTAAAATATCACATGTCCTTCATTTTCCAAGCCAACTCAACACTGCTCGCATGTCATAACTATAACCAATGTTTAAAGTGCTATAAGTAGCCtatggatggatgttttgaaATGACTGGTATCAGTTTTTTATGTGGTTTCCATGTGACAATGGGACACCGTTTTTCGTACCCAAGTGTTTCGAGATCCTTCCATCTCAGAGTCTAACACAAAGTCAGGTTGCACCTCAGCCATGTCAGTTCGTCTTGCAGTTGGGATTTTTTAATTAGTGACTTCAGAATTAAAATCAGGATTAAGTGCGCTTGATAATGAAAGCAACTACATTAATGGtcctgtattttaaaaatgaactcaaaaACAATATACATAAAACATTACATCTGGCACCATTTAAATTGTTCTCTGAGTGTTTGATCCCTTATAAAGCATTTCATTGAGGTGTTTTATAGGAATACACACAATGAATTTTGCTGTAAGAAGAGAAAGTCAAAGAGCACAACAGTTTCAGTATTAGATTGAAAACAGACACGGATCTTGAACAGATTGTACATTCCAGCTCTTCCTCAGATCTATTCAAATTGACAAGTTAAGAGTCAGTCCTcagtgaacagatttttttgacCATGTGCGGCGCATATGTACAGACGCAGGTGGCCTGAGCATGTGGTCTGACAGAGCTGGAGCGTTAACGTAACAACTCTGACGACTTCTGAGGTACACTCACCTGAATAATCATTACTCAAGGTGTCACTGTGAAAAGGAATTTGCCTTTGTGACAGCTTTGAGCTTAAATCACATCCGGATATGACATTTAACAATAATGAAGAAGCTGAGTATACATGATTCTATCATTGGTTCTTATTGAAGAAAATATACGGTATAATACTGCTGAACAAATAACTAAATTATGGTTTAAACTAACCACAGGCAGCAATGAAGTTCATCACAGACATAAAACAGCTGAAAGCAAAACTAGGAATAACCTAAATTTCTTGGGACAGCTTAAGCTAAAGAGTTTTCTTTTacaatgtaaattaaaaaacaaaacaaaataattattttacttttactttatagtGCAAAATACAAAGTTATCCAATGCCACCATCTCACATAAGTTTGGAAATGTATGTATACTGTAGAGATGGCCATCCTGCCCATACCTTAATCAGAATTTAATTAGATGAATAAACCTTATAGCCTATGGCCCTGCTGGcttaagggggaaaaaagactgCTTCTGTTTAAAGAAGAAAGCAGATTCAAACACAGTAATTATCCAAACTTCAAATTAAAGCTTGTCCTCATAAAACGAGAATTCCTACTTTGCTGTGCTGGTCAGCTGCTCTTTCTTACTGTGGACTCTGTCTTCCAACACAACTCTCTAGTGAAGGCTGCTGCCAGTATCTTCACTAAAGTTTAGCTTTAGTGAAGTTAAACTTTAATGAAGATGCTTCCAGTATCTTCACTgaagtttagttttatttaatatgtctgttaaattattaaatgtAATGACGTGCGTTTAATCGATGAAGAGAAGTCATGGTGTTAGCATAATTTTCTAACAAAGACCAGACAAAAATGAGAGCCCTGCATCTATGCTAATTAAAAGGTACCATGCAAAAAAACATGTGCAGTCTAACTTTCATCAAcccttctctttttccccaAAGCAGGGAAgggcttcctctctgctgtttcaaAGGGGCAAAACCATCTGGTGCAGGCTGACAGAGTAGGTCATGTAGATGGAGGGGGCTCGCTGTGGGGGTGTAACTACAGACTACACTCTGCAGTAAAGACAGGACCCATAGACTGTCATCACAGCCCAAAAACCCAAGAGACACTCCTACCCTGGATCACACAGCAGAACCGCAGGGCCAGGGCTTTTGGCACGCTACACAGGCCATAAAGAGTCATGAAATGTTTGCCCTACAAGATGAAGGATGTTTCCATATAGTTAAACTTCTCCACAGTCAATATGGATAGGTTATGAGTTCTGTTTGATCAGATTTATCAAACAACCTGTACTGGATTTTAATCAAACAAATCTGTcctgattttatatttttgttatagGATTCTCATCTCTCATTAACACAACTTCTGCGTATCTGGACTTGTTAGCCAGCACCGATTAAGGCACAAAATTGGAAGATTTTTCTCTAAATGTTTGGTTCAgtgcacacaaagacagctttTATTATCCTGGATCATTATGTCTTTGTCCTTAAAGGCTGAAGGATAAGTTGCATTATGTGCCTCAAGTGTAAAATACTTTGAAAGGGGAGCAGCCATGGAAGCAGTCTGGCTTGCTACGTGTTATTACAAACATTTCCAGCTGCAGAGTTTGGCCATGATCAGCCAGAATCAGCTCATCTATAATCAGTCATTATCGGTAATGAAGTACGCGGCTATTGTTTCCAGTGACAGATTGGAGTTAACCGAATTCAAATTTCTCCTTGTAGAGAACAAACTGACATCTAAACTTTGGGGgttaaaatgaagtgaagcCTGGCGGAGTGACTCAGACATctgcaaaacaagaaataatttAAGCTGCagtaaaagtgattttaaaaactTACCAATAAGCCCGTTTTTTCGGCAGTTGTAACGTTACTTCTCCTTGCCAATCGGCCCTgtcaaacaggaaaaacaccccaccattcacaaacacaaaagcgGTGGTAGGGTACCAGGGAAAACCGGTTTTCTCCCAACTTTTCCCTGGGCTCTTTTCTAACTCACAGGCTGAACAAAACAGACGACAACAGCATCGTTTTTCCCCTACCCCTGACTCACGCAAATATTTAGAAACGTGAAACAAGCTAGCTCTGACCACAGATGTGAGTAGGGTTAGCTAGTTTCCATTCTCCGCTGATGCCCGAGTCACAGAACTTTCTAACTAAATTAACCGTTGAAGTTCCCGTTTGTGACTCCACACCAAAAAAAACCTTCCACATCTCTCTCTGGAAAATCTTAACGatcctccctcacacacacacctcccctcttcctttccctctgcTGAAGTAAACGGtacttaaagaaaacaaaggggaaaaagtttttccctctctccttcgGAGGCGATCCCCTCGCTACCTCCATCCAGCGTCGTCAGTTGGACCGTTGGAAGcgcagggagggaggggggtggttTGTGAGCACAGCTATGGATGAGTTGGCTTGCTGTCCCTGAGCTCCTGTTATAAACTGAGAAGCTCTTAATTTTTTCCGCACAGTCGGAAATAGAAGAAACAACAATGAACTGCTATGACTCGCAGAAGTCCATTTATACAAAGACTTTATCTGAAGTCGCCCCCCCCCACCAACCCTTAGTATGAAGGGCCACACAAGTTAACTTCAGAGGATGTTGGAAGATACAATGTCCAATAAACCAACAAACTCTAATATAGAGTACGTATTATGTATCACTCCTGACAATGTATCACAGCCCTTGTCAGGAGTAGCTTAAGTGCTAACGAGCTTTCATTTTCTAATAAAGCACCAGTTTGTGAATGCTAAATTTTAAATAATGACAATTAAATTATTCACTAACACTTTATAGAGCGTTTTAACTAATAATAAATGTTGCAATAATGAACTAGACATTTTTATAACCTGACAACCAATGATGGATTAGAACTGTTCCTGATTTAACAATTAAATACTCagtttgctttttaaaggaTGAGTTTTAGAAACTGAAACAGGCCCAACTGCAATGACCATGTGTTAAGACGGTGACCAAATGTTTGAATGTCAGGGCAGACAAgttgtactgtatgtttcaAGCTCACTcattctcttctcctttctgcaTTCACACTGTTGAACACTGACGAGGGCTGGGAATTTGTGGAGTCCAGAGGGTAACAACTGGTGACACAAGACCCTGTGGAGTGTGTTGGTACATGCAGAGGGaatgagctgcagctgagaCTGTAGGAGCACTCCTTTCTCACATGCTCTCCCCAGAGGAGGGGTTGGTGGTCTTATTTATAGCCACGGCCATAGACTGCATGGAGACAACACTAACAGTTCAATACCTACACCCACAGGTGTTCATCATTGTCTACATTTGCATAATCATCTACACATTCAGGTTGACTTTACTGTTGCATTATTACTTGAACTTGCATTAAAATAGCACagtaatttattcatttatttgcaccGTTATTCATCGCTTTCACTGCATTTCCAGGAGGATTTAGCAATAGACAAACATTTGGCTATATTCTTCAGGATAAAGTATCCGACAAACTGCAATTGAGCATTTGAACCAATCTTGGATTCTTGTTCTCTTCCTGGTATATCCCCCTGCCAATAAAGATGCTGTTCTCTACTTTCCAGTAAATGTCTACATCTCTGAAAAGTCACTACTCATCTGTATAATCCATTAAAGCAATGTTAAAGCAATAGTACTGTGTTGTGACTTGAACCTCAGTTCCAATCCAATACAATCAAGTTCTGGGAAActgaatgacaaacaaatgaggatttttctcccccccccacccctcacaaCCTGAACAGGCAAGTATGTTTCATCATGAATCTAAAGTATTAGGCTGGTACCTCAAAGTGAGCTACAGCAGAAGGATGATTCACAGGCCTTCTACAACCTTCACAAGACTTTCCAATTAATGAGACATTTGAGCGTGAGAAGTGGTATTCTGCTTGTTTGATGTTTACATTAGGGCTGcaacaaatgattatttttattatagaTTAATCTCATAACGTTTGGTTGTTTAGTCTAtcaaatgtggggaaaaaagtcagaaaaatgctcatcacatATTCCCAGAGCCTCCAAAAGACTCTGGAGCTGGAACCTGCAAATGTTTGACTTCTCTGCTTGAGAAACGAATGAACTGATCAAGTGTTTATCAAAGTATTTGATAATTAAGTTTCTTTTGACTAATAGTTCAGATAGATTATTAGACTTATCATTGCAACTCGGTTTAGATGTGCTTGAAACATCTTTTCTTACACTTTTCTGCAAAACACCTACTTCGAATCCGAGTTATACATTTGTTAAGTCTCAAACGTGTAAACTCAAACGCTCAGGGGTGATTTGCGTCACTGTGTCAACACTCAAGCCTTCATTTTCACCATCTAAAGCATAGCCTCTCAAACTAAAAGTTTGCATGTTACTGATATTTATGCAACACAGCCTACTGGAGTTTTATGTTCTCTTACAAAACATCCATTACGAGTCACCCCTGTCTATTTTATACACAGACTGTCCGAGGCTGGTTGAAGCTGATACGTGGAGACAGACATTGCTTTGTAGAGAAAGTGATCTACCTTTAATCTCTTAGCTTCATAAACTACATCCACCCATTGTGTTCACATGCTTAACTCACAGCACTGTGTGGATTTCCAGCTCTGCATCTAGTGGGGGCAGAGCAGATGCTGTGACAGGAAGTTACTAACATGGTCCAGATGTAAGGACAAGAGACCACCTCAGACACAGCTGCAAAATATGGACAACTATAGCCAGCGactacagacacaaacagaatcCCTGCATTGAGGAAAGCTTAAACACAAGACATTTGTGTAATTTTGAAGACAAATATGAACCAACTGAGATTTTTATCTGTCCTCATTTTTAGTGAGCCTGtcctcacacactgcagaggtTCAATACTGAACAGCGTTTTTCAAAAACTCTTTTATAAAAGGGACATACATCATATTCAAAAGTTCAAATGGAATATTCTGCACATTCAAgtaattcttctttctttaacCCACGAGGCTAATAGCTCAACATGTGCCCTCTAGTGTTTAAAATGACCCAGAGCAACAAAGTGACAAATCAAAAGGCACCAGTGAGCCTCTATTTTGACAAGAGTGCTTTTTAATGAATAAGTAGACATGAATTTCATTCCGGTTCAAATGGAACTTTATCAGAACAGTGACACAATTAACAAACAGCTTTCACAGAAGTGATGAAATTATTGATTTAGAAACATTTGATTTATAAAGTTTGGTGATACAAAACTCTTCTGTATCTGTATGATGCTGAGAACGctaagagaaaaagaacaactcACAACAAGACTGGCATAACTTCTCTGGATATAAAGGCACCAATTAAGCTTACAAAAACGATGACAAAGTTAACAGGATCTACATATCCATAGGGGCGGATCTGAGGGCCTATTTTGCTTGGGTTGTTTGGTATTCCATTAATAGTTTCCACCGCTGGACTGCAGACCTCCAGGGGGCTGCATTCACCTCTGAGCAAAGTGAGGGACTTTTATGTCTCCCTTATGTGCagggttttatttattgttacagTCCATTAAAGAAAGACACTaatcctcatcttcctcttcgtcAATTAAGAGCATCTTCCGTCTACGCTTCATAGGAGCGGAGATATCCTCTCTGTCTGAATCTGCATCACCGTTGGTAGCCATATCCACTGCAGTGTTGGAATCCTCTGTGAAGACAGCAATGTGTGAACCAAACTGCTGAAGTCAAGTCATCCTTGAACAGCACTGTTGTCAGAGGCTATAGTGGTCCTGGACTGCTGCTGTTACATTTATCAGAATATCCTAAACTTACTATTAACCGCTTTCTGGCTGGCTGGCCAGCTCCAGATTATCAAAGTAACACATTATGCATCAACTGAATTTCCAACAATAAAATACCATTCTCCTCATCATCGTCCAGcactctgcttctgtttcttttggttGAGGTCTTCTCTTGGGACCTGATGTGAACAGGAATACATTAGGAATTAAAAGTGTTTAGAATTAAAAATAGACGTTCCTCAGCTGTTGTTCGTCTTAACGGATTAACAAAAAACATAGGGCGACAGCTCACCTCTCAGTTGCACTGTCTGCATCCTCAACAGGAGAGAAATCTGACACGGgagctaaaaacaacaaaaaagcagctCTTAAACTGGCTTACCAGGGgaatcttatcttattattatatttcatcTTCTGCCtatatattgatttttttatgttctttgtgtctagcaaattacatttctgcttttccagttcagagctgaaatgaaactcAACTGTGAGAACATTGCCATTGTGGATGTCTGTTAATTTCTCAGTAAACTGAAAGATGAACATCgacttttcacatttaaaaatactcaCTACCGCATCCTTTGCTATTAGATTAGCCAAAGCAGGCTACTAAAGAGACTCATTTTAGGTGCACCATGTAACTTAATGCTTACCTGCGTGATAAAGCTGTAATTAACTGCTGTCACTCGAGACAACACACAGAATATGACACTCCCATGCCTACCTGTATGCCCCGAGGTGTGTTGTTTCCTCTTGCGTGCAAGCAGCAGAGCTCTCAGAGCTTGAGCTCTCTGTTCACCTGAgacctcctccccctcatcctcctcctcttccttggATTCGCCGGTTAGACTCATAGTGCCATTTTGCTCATCACCTCCTTTAGGTTCTTCCTCTGTTGGActgagagctgcagctgcactcCGGAGCTGGGATGCGCTGATCTTTGCTGGGATCCTCCAAAATGTCTCCTGGTTACAGAAGAGCGAAAAATAACCCAAATCAGACGTGTagcatttcacatgtttttcaaTCCATTATTTAAAAGTCATGTtgtaatcaaataaaaaaaataaactggtCTCAATCACAATTAACAATCTGGTCTCAAATTAAAGTGCAAAGGGTGGTTCAAAGGGCTCTAAGTAGACTGACGTTTTCAAATTATTTGGTAGTGAAATAtcacacaagaaaaacacacctgtTCATTTGCAGGTGCTCGCATTCCCAGTTTACGCAACAGTTTCCGGAAGCTCTTGTTTTCCATAGCTTCCTCATTTGCCTCCGTCAGAGGAACAAGTGGCACCGCCTGGGAGAAACCTGGAGAGCAGAGTTTCATTAACAGCCCAACAGCATTAACAACGTCGAGTTTTTCccccacacacatgctgcagctTACATAGGAGCTAAAATCACTTGCAATagagaataaataaagtgttttgtttcacagttgCTCTTACCATCTTCTTCACGGTCCTCTGCGGTTCTATTCAGACAATTCTGTAGCCACAACATGGGCCCAGACATGCCTGTTATCAACACAGAGTTCATAATGAAACACACATGCCAACAGCAGCTTTGTACATCAACAACTGCTCTTTATTTCCTTgatttcatttaacaaaaagagagagatatttGAAAGTCTCACCTTCCTGTTGTAGAGCACACACCATGGAGCCTACATCAGCTCTCTCTACTGGGGAGCTCAGGTTTTggctcctccttcctccattttgtgatttcttcctttcttgctcttcgtcttcctcttcctcactctcttcagactcatcttcttcttcatcttcatcatctctgTCCACGGGATCATCTGGGAAACCTTGTGTCAGGCCTTCTAGAAACTCTTCTTCAGTCTGCAGAAAAAAGGGACCTTCATTATAGAATTTCTTAATTTAttatgcatgtttgtttgtgttccaccaataaacacagagaggaagaacaacACAGGATGCTCTGATCACACTCATGATGTCAACCTGCTATACCTGAGAAGAGCCACACAGTGCAGATTAGagagacaaacattttttttcacctgcaCGCTAATTTTTTGCAGTTTCACATGAAGAAAACACGAGCTATGGAATAtcaaatcatccatctttgctcaATACACATCTTAACCTTTCTTAACCCCAAGTGTGAATAAAATACAGGTTATGAACTtctttacaaaacacaaaaatgggACACTATGGATGATCTGATTGGTGATGTCCATAACAAGCTGCCAGTTATTGATACTGAATGAGGAAAATCCATATTGTGCATCCataattttattatcttttaatCATCTTACAGATGTAGAGTTGAAATCATACTGGCCAACTGCAGTAAACTAAAGCTGCCTCATACATAATATCTTACTGTGCAATACCTTAAGTGCAATTCTACATTGTTTGCCGTTATTGTActgttattttcctctttttgtaaACAATTCATGTCATCTATCATGCACCATGACAGAGAATCGTtctaatgaaaataaagtagaaCTGATTTTACTGattctttttgtcttcatcttctTAATATGATTCATACTGTTATTGTTAAAGAACAAAGTACATCTAGATTAACTTTACCATTGCGTGTCCAGAGTTCTTCTCTTTAGCGCTGCGACTCCTCTTCTTGTAAAGCTCTCGCCTCTCAGACACCAACCCCATACTGAGCAACTTGTCCACCACACGTGCACGTGAGCGTTTGGCCGTGAGCTTCTTCATGATATTTCCCAACACAtctgtgaaaatacaaatttatCAATAAAGTGAGTCATCAAACAAACCATGATGTTCAACTGAGGACTGAGGGACAATGAATGGCTGCTTCATTTTCCTCTCATGCACTAAACAATGATAACATGATTTCTGGTACCATCAGAGTCTTTGTACTCCTCGTAGAGCAtctccagctcctgctcctgctcctcagtCCAAAGAACAATCCGGGTACCTTTCcttttgcaaaagaaaacaaaaacaaaaacttgttaACGGACTAAGATGTTGACTAAGATTTAGAGAGACATTCTCTAtacattattaacattaatatATTACTCATTCTGTCTGGAGTACATACTTCGGTTTCTTCAGTTCCTTAGCATTGTCCACCAGGCCCATGTGTACCAGCTGCGTCACTACCTGGCGCCGAGTGCGGCTGCTATTGCTTAGCAATGGAAGCAGAGTCTCCACGATATCTGGCACTAAATGCAAGAGTTAACGGTGAATAAAAGAATCAATCAAGATCCGAGCACACATAACTACAACTGCATCTTGTAGCTTctaacacaacaaataaataaagcagacCTTCAGTATCACGATGCTCCTCATAGAGCTTGCGCaactcttcttcctcttcttcggTCCACGCTGGTTTCTTTCCCTCGCTGACATATTTAGGAGAACAAGATGCAATGTTTCAAACTGCAGAGCCATAAAGTTATGACACACAACAGTAGAGACatacaagacagagagagcaccGACCCATCTTTCCTGTAGCCCTCAGTCATCTCACGTACAGCCCCGACATTTTTCCAGAACAGCAGCTCCACATACGccttgttgttttgtgctgcCACTGAAAAGAAATGGTTCAGCACATATTTGGCAAAGGTCACCAGCTCCTGTAAAGGAGAGAATATAGGTAAGCACTTGTGTCCAATCTACAGCTGACCTTATATCACCAGTAGCTTGCTTGACAACACAGAAGAATGTTTGTTCTCATGTCACTGCTGTACCGTgtaagcagctgcagcagggtCGCTCAGGATCTTGtggaaaacactgaagacaGACAGCTGGAAAAACAGGGCGTCCATTTTGAGGTTGACAGCCAAGCGGTGGAGCATTTTTACAATGCAGTGGTTGGTGTGAGGTGTGTTTTTAGAGTATGATTTTAATAAGAGGAGGTAGGGACGCACGATACTGGGGTTGGCAAACCTGTGAGGGGATAAGAGAAGGGTAACAAATGTCACAAAAGTACAATGAGGCATGCAGTGGAACAACATGATAACTGTTTTGCTCACCTCTTGATGAAGTCTAGAAAGTTGAACTCTCTTTCAGAAACCTGGACAGACTCCAACTCTTCCTCTTCTAACTCATCTgcatcttcctcatcctccaccaCAGGCTCAGGAGGTGATGACCCTGAAAGTAAAAAGGCCATGCTGGAAAGCTGCACAGATCCTGCTATACAAAGTGCAACATAAGTccaacttttaaaaaaacatacttgGCAGGTTGGCGTGCAGGATCTGCTTAAGGAGTTCCAGTTCCTCTTCAGGTTCCACATCAGCTGAACCAAACACATCCCCCTCTGGCCACACCTCCCTGAGCACAAGAATCTGGTAAATacttacataaataaacatgtgcCATTAGTTTGAGGGGCTGACGGAGAGTTGAGTGTCGCTGACCTGGCAGCACGAAGCAGTCCCAGCGCTTCTGGTCCCATTCGAACCAGCAGGGCATCCTGCACCCGCACCATCGCCTCGGTCCGCTGCTCCTCAAGAGGAATTTCAGATGTGGCGTCGAATGGCACGATGCTCTCAGTCAGAGACTCTGACAGCTgcacacagaagacaaagatGTGGTATTTGGTGTTGGTGCATTTGCACTCCTCTTCCCTCTAACAAGACCCTCTGCTGCCCCTTGAGGTTGATCCTCTCACTGACCTGAAACCCTGTAGCCCTAAGCTCTTCCTCAACAACCTTCCAGGTTTCTGCCAGGGCCTCTGAACTAGTTTCAACAGCTGAAGGTCTTTTTTCACCTTGAGACCTTTTCCgcttcaccttcttcttctgcagagGTAACAGAGCAAAATGATATTTCAAGCAGGTACAAATAGAAACAATTTACACACGGTTTAGCACAATGAATGTTCAACATACCTGCACCATCAAGTTTCTGCGACCTTTGCAGAAGCGTTCCAACATGCGCAAAAAGAGATGAGTTGACTCCACCAAGTCAATGAGGTAGGAGTGAGGCTGTTTGGTTTCATCATACTTTCTCAGCAAGGTCAGAAAAATCTCCCTGTATTCCATCAGGTAAAATATGTTACCTAGAAAGTGAAGTTAAGTACATTAGGCAGCTAGTACAATAATAAAAATCCTTTTCCATATTTTAGACTTAAAACAAGATTTACCAGCCAAGAATGTACCAGCCAGAATAATGTCttaacaatataatataaaaataacaatatccATATACTAGAAGGATTATGCAATGAAAGAATGTGCAAAAACATGCTCCATTTGAGCTTAATTATCCTGAAAATGGCtataattcaaattttattACTGAAAAGAGAACAAGCATCCTACTTTTAATAATGTTGGAACTCTGACGGATGCTTTCATCCGGTGAGCGGTCCATCTCGTTCACAGTTAGCAGCAGTTCCTGATATGCCTTTAGTGCCAGGTGCATTCTAGAAAGAGCAAGTGATAATGAGTCAGGGACCAGCGCACAGATTTTTACATCAAGTTGCTTCCTAATAATCTTACCTGCGTGACCAGGATGTGGCTTCTTTGCGGTCTGTGAGAATCATCTCATAGTAGTTGGTGACGTTGCGCTCAATGAAATGGAAAGCGCGGATGGACATGGTCTCAGAAACTAAGTCAGCGCGGAAACCATTGCCACGGTTGAAAGCCATGAAAAAGCTTAGCGCCCAGAGGTAGTACGTCTCGTCATGTTGCTGAGTTTGCTCTCGAATGAGACTTTCCTGTAGAGGAGATAAAGAATAACAGTGCTGAGTTTTGTAGTGAACCTAATAAGAATGATTTACTTGTGAGTTATCTAATATCTAATCCACATAAATATACCagatatccacacacacacaggtcaacaTCAAATTGAGTGTTTTAGTGTCTTGTAAAGTTTGCCCCACTTTACTGCATCTCTTGCTTTTTATTCATATTCTTATTAACATGACTTACTAACAATCAGTGCTAAGGGTTTGATGATGTGGTACGGTGGCATCCTATTTTCCATTTGTATTCTACTGACCAGAAGTTAGAAAGGTCCTTTGTTGTACTGGGTCTGTGAGTCTATgctacaaaaaaacaataattaataactTTTACATCAGCTAACCTTGACAAGGTACATCAGCCGATTGTAGCAGTTTTCCAGGAAGTCCACGCAAAACTCGCGCAAGAAGAGTCGAACATTTAGGGCCGAACGTCGTTTGTCCTTACATTCCTGAGCCTGTCGATTCCTCTTCGGAACACGTCTCACTGCTTTTCCTGTGTCATGAGTATAATTTTTGAactagaaaaaaacaaaacaaaacatggattcaaattaaatttatttttgcaaGCACAATGCTACTTCAGATCACAGATGAGCTGCAGGAGCTTACAACTCACACTATGGAGATTTCTGTGATAAATCACATCTTTCTCCCCAATTGCCTTGAGGCCTTGAACAACAAAGGACCCTCCAAAGCGAGAGTGTctgaaagtgaaacacacacaaacagaacagttATTTACAAAAGCATGAAGCACGCCATCTTTCACgccaaaatagaaaataaaacaaatctcgTATGAAAAATGAACATCTGTGGTTCGCTTGAAATGCAAATTCGCATGATT encodes the following:
- the timeless gene encoding protein timeless homolog; this translates as MNCEILATCSALGYLEGDTYHKEADCLESVKDLIRYLRHEDDSRDVRQQLGASQIVQNDLLPIIIQHGQDRTLFDACIRLMVNLTQPAMLCFGKVPDDPVFRHHFLQVTSHLQAYKEAFATERVFGILSETLYSLLQLDWEQRQEEDNLLIERILLLVRNVLHVPADPCEEKKVDDDASIHDRLLWALHMSGFDDLVKFLASAQSEQQWSMHVLEIISLMFRDQTPEALVSAGHARSAEEKQRDSQELEALRQKEHAAKRSRTFQRGTRHSRFGGSFVVQGLKAIGEKDVIYHRNLHSFKNYTHDTGKAVRRVPKRNRQAQECKDKRRSALNVRLFLREFCVDFLENCYNRLMYLVKESLIREQTQQHDETYYLWALSFFMAFNRGNGFRADLVSETMSIRAFHFIERNVTNYYEMILTDRKEATSWSRRMHLALKAYQELLLTVNEMDRSPDESIRQSSNIIKSNIFYLMEYREIFLTLLRKYDETKQPHSYLIDLVESTHLFLRMLERFCKGRRNLMVQKKKVKRKRSQGEKRPSAVETSSEALAETWKVVEEELRATGFQLSESLTESIVPFDATSEIPLEEQRTEAMVRVQDALLVRMGPEALGLLRAAREVWPEGDVFGSADVEPEEELELLKQILHANLPRSSPPEPVVEDEEDADELEEEELESVQVSEREFNFLDFIKRFANPSIVRPYLLLLKSYSKNTPHTNHCIVKMLHRLAVNLKMDALFFQLSVFSVFHKILSDPAAAAYTELVTFAKYVLNHFFSVAAQNNKAYVELLFWKNVGAVREMTEGYRKDGEGKKPAWTEEEEEELRKLYEEHRDTEVPDIVETLLPLLSNSSRTRRQVVTQLVHMGLVDNAKELKKPKKGTRIVLWTEEQEQELEMLYEEYKDSDDVLGNIMKKLTAKRSRARVVDKLLSMGLVSERRELYKKRSRSAKEKNSGHAMTEEEFLEGLTQGFPDDPVDRDDEDEEEDESEESEEEEDEEQERKKSQNGGRRSQNLSSPVERADVGSMVCALQQEGMSGPMLWLQNCLNRTAEDREEDGFSQAVPLVPLTEANEEAMENKSFRKLLRKLGMRAPANEQETFWRIPAKISASQLRSAAAALSPTEEEPKGGDEQNGTMSLTGESKEEEEDEGEEVSGEQRAQALRALLLARKRKQHTSGHTAPVSDFSPVEDADSATERSQEKTSTKRNRSRVLDDDEENEDSNTAVDMATNGDADSDREDISAPMKRRRKMLLIDEEEDED